In a single window of the Arachis hypogaea cultivar Tifrunner chromosome 6, arahy.Tifrunner.gnm2.J5K5, whole genome shotgun sequence genome:
- the LOC112805787 gene encoding uncharacterized protein, whose protein sequence is MSDVIDPSISIRPIEDDIADHPLFAQSEMQECLDIGDPDCACVWCGAVFWYLERVEKDSRQNQPIFSVCCAKGKVQLPFLQRAPDLLVNLINGTDAKSQYFQKNIRSYNSMFAFTSFGGKVVSSINNGQGPPQFIVSGQNYHRIGSLLPSDGERPKFAQLYIYDTVHEVNNRQSIFSHGSDVDTELIVSLIHMIDEHNVVAKSFRRVRGFYEDHRSEIFSLRLFSHRSFDRRTYNSPSCDEIAALIVGDFDSSDQGRDIILRSIDGQLKRIYETHPLYWPLQYPLLFPYGEDGFENNIPYRGVRTINVRGRRTKVSLREFICFRLQIRETEESIIHKARRLFQQFVVDSFSMVESQRLYEIRKKQSTIRGEFLSGIEEAMQHGDTEASSIGTRVILPSSFTGGRRYMFNNCQDAMAICKHFGYPDLFMTMTCNPNWPEFQRYTSVDGIPIAERPDISCRVFHAKMKCLLEDLKSGVFFGPLNAGMYTIEFQKRGLPHAHILLWLDGRSRLQSSEIIDELICAELPNPAKYPLLYDVVTKFMIHGPCGQLRFNSPCMQDGRCSKFYPKQFVNETYFDQEGYPIYKRRDLGVTYKTYGVEVDNRFVVPYNPLLLMKYRAHINLEFCNKSNVIKYLFKYVNKGPDRVTATLGNSNIGNQHSHAIDEIREYFDCRYLSPCESIWRLFAYDIHHRWPSVQRLSFHLPKEQHVIFDDRDSISSVLVRNRDLVTMFIAWMLANRTYSKGRHLTYVEFPQHFVYIVDNREWRPRQRGFSVGRLSFVPPSTGELFYMRLLLNVQRGCTSFKSLRTVCGVTYNTFQEACSSLGLLTDDNEFIQAIKEAAELGTGLRMTSEELQNFCLVEIENLLQNNGKSLKDYAGMPVPNVNSISHFSNSMVVRELQYDVSEMQKQHDAYFHQLTVEQMSIYHRVINCVSNKEHGFFFVHGFGGTGKTFLYKTLSTRLRSERKIVINVASSGIASLLLPGGKTAHSMFSIPIELNEESVCRIRINSQKADLIRQAALIIWDEAPMTNKLAFEAVDRTFRDLMKIVCASNENLVFGGKVIVLGGDFRQVLPVIPKGSRAEIVMASINSSYLWKHCEVFNLSRNMRLESGIENSDVDELKLFSEWILQVGEAQCGIIINDRHFVRIPSDLSIPITDDPIHDIVSAIYPNISENSADSRYFQDRAILAATIEIVEEVNDHIVNLLPGEMTEYLSSDSICGSDANVDIDIDWINVEFLNQIRCSGLPNHSLKLKKGVPVILLRNIDPAGGLCNGTRLIVHSLGRNVITADIVSGSNVGDRV, encoded by the exons ATGTCAG ATGTAATTGATCCTTCCATAAGTATTAGACCTATAGAAGATGATATTGCTGATCATCCGTTATTTGCACAAAGTGAAATGCAAG aatgTCTTGATATCGGTGATCCTGATTGTGCGTGTGTTTGGTGTGGAGCTGTTTTTTGGTATTTAGAACGTGTTGAAAAAGATTCAAGACAAAATCAACCTATATTTTCTGTGTGCTGTGCTAAAGGGAAGGTTCAATTACCGTTCTTACAGAGAGCACCAGATTTATTGGTTAATTTAATTAATGGTACCGATGCAAAGAGCCAATATTTTCAAAAGAATATACGATCATACAATAGTATGTTTGCATTCACATCATTTGGAGGCAAAGTTGTTAGTTCTATTAACAATGGTCAGGGTCCACCCCAATTTATTGTTAGTGGACAAAACTATCATAGAATTGGTAGTTTATTACCTTCAGATGGTGAAAGACCTAAGTTTGCACAACTCTACATTTACGACACAGTGCATGAAGTTAATAATCGACAAAGTATTTTTAG cCATGGATCAGATGTGGATACAGAATTGATTGTTAGTCTAATACATATGATTGATGAACATAATGTGGTAGCAAAGTCATTTCGAAGAGTTAGAGGATTCTATGAGGATCACCGATCAGAAATTTTTAGTCTTAGATTGTTCTCTCATAGATCTTTTGATCGAAGAACATATAATTCTCCCTCTTGTGATGAGATTGCTGCTTTGATTGTTGGTGATTTTGATAGTTCAGATCAAGGGCGAGATATTATTCTTCGATCTATAGATGGCCAATTGAAGCGAATTTATGAAACTCATCCTTTATACTGGCCATTACAATATCCTTTGCTTTTTCCCTATGGTGAAGATGGTTTTGAGAATAATATACCTTATAGAGGTGTTCGAACTATAAATGTGCGTGGAAGAAGAACTAAAGTTTCTTTGCGGGAGTTCATATGTTTTCGGTTACAAATTAGAGAGACAGAAGAAAGCATTATTCATAAAGCTAGAAGATTGTTTCAACAGTTTGTTGTTGATAGTTTTTCGATGGTCGAGTCACAACGACTTTATGAGATACGGAAGAAACAAAGTACTATACGTGGAGAATTTTTGAGTGGAATTGAAGAAGCTATGCAGCATGGAGATACAGAAGCTTCCTCAATTGGTACACGTGTTATTTTACCTTCTTCTTTCACTGGTGGTAGAAGATATATGTTTAACAATTGTCAAGATGCTATGGCAATTTGTAAGCATTTTGGTTATCCGGATCTATTTATGACAATGACGTGCAATCCAAATTGGCCTGAATTTCAAAGATATACGAGTGTTGATGGTATTCCAATTGCTGAGCGTCCAGATATTTCATGTCGAGTTTTTCATGCAAAAATGAAGTGTTTATTAGAAGATTTGAAAAGTGGTGTTTTCTTTGGGCCACTTAATGCAG GAATGTATACAATTGAATTTCAAAAGAGAGGATTGCCGCATGCACATATTTTGCTTTGGCTTGATGGGAGGAGTAGATTGCAATCAAGTGAAATAATAGATGAATTGATATGTGCGGAACTGCCTAATCCTGCAAAATATCCTCTGCTTTATGATGTGGTAACAAAATTTATGATTCATGGTCCGTGTGGTCAACTTCGGTTTAATTCTCCTTGCATGCAAGATGGTAGATGTTCTAAGTTTTATCCTAAGCAGTTTGTTAATGAAACTTACTTTGATCAAGAAGGATATCCCATATATAAACGGCGTGATCTTGGTGTGACCTATAAAACATATGGTGTTGAAGTTGATAATAGATTTGTTGTGCCATATAATCCGCTACTTTTGATGAAGTATCGTGCTCATattaatttggagttttgtaaCAAATCGaatgttattaaatatttattcaaatatgttAATAAAGGTCCTGATCGCGTAACAGCAACATTGGGTAATAGTAATATTGGGAATCAACACTCTCACGCAATTGATGAGATTAGAGAATACTTTGATTGTCGGTACTTATCTCCATGTGAGTCTATTTGGAGGCTTTTTGCTTATGATATTCATCATCGGTGGCCATCTGTTCAAAGGTTAAGTTTTCATTTACCGAAAGAGCAACATGTTATTTTTGATGATCGTGACTCAATAAGCTCAGTTTTAGTCAGGAATAGAGATTTGGTTACTATGTTTATTGCTTGGATGTTAGCTAACAGGACCTATTCGAAGGGAAGACATTTAACATATGTTGAGTTCCCACAACATTTTGTTTACATTGTTGACAATAGAGAATGGAGACCACGACAAAGGGGATTTTCAGTAGGCAGGTTAAGTTTTGTTCCACCATCAACTGGTGAATTGTTTTATATGCGCCTATTACTAAATGTGCAAAGAGGTTGTACAAGCTTTAAGAGCCTTAGAACAGTTTGTGGCGTGACATATAATACATTCCAAGAAGCTTGTTCATCATTGGGTTTGTTGACTGATGATAATGAATTCATTCAAGCTATTAAAGAAGCTGCTGAGTTAGGTACAG gatTAAGAATGACATCTGAAGAGTTACAGAATTTTTGTTTGGTTGAGATTGAGAACCTTCTTCAAAATAATGGTAAATCTTTGAAGGATTATGCTGGAATGCCAGTTCCTAATGTTAACTCAATATCTCACTTTTCCAATTCTATGGTGGTGCGTGAATTGCAATATGATGTCTCAGAAATGCAGAAGCAACATGATGCATATTTTCATCAATTGACAGTAGAACAGATGAGCATATATCATAGGGTTATTAATTGTGTTTCAAATAAAGAGCATGGTTTCTTTTTTGTGCATGGTTTTGGTGGTACGGGGAAAACATTTTTGTATAAAACATTGTCAACTAGATTGCGATCTGAGAGAAAGATTGTCATTAATGTTGCTTCAAGTGGTATTGCTTCTTTATTGTTACCAGGAGGTAAGACGGCACATTCTATGTTTAGTATTCCTATTGAATTGAATGAGGAATCAGTTTGTAGAATTAGAATCAATTCACAAAAGGCAGATTTAATTCGTCAAGCAGCTTTAATCATTTGGGATGAAGCTCCAATGACAAATAAGTTAGCATTTGAAGCTGTTGATAGAACTTTTCGAGATTTAATGAAGATTGTTTGTGCTTCCAATGAAAATTTAGTTTTTGGAGGGAAAGTCATTGTTCTAGGCGGAGATTTTAGACAAGTTTTACCAGTTATACCTAAAGGTTCACGTGCTGAAATTGTCATGGCTTCAATAAATTCTTCTTATCTATGGAAGCATTGTGAAGTGTTTAATTTGAGTAGGAATATGCGACTCGAGAGTGGTATTGAAAATTCAGATGTCGATGAGTTAAAATTATTCTCAGAGTGGATTCTTCAAGTTGGAGAAGCTCAATGTGGTATAATAATTAATGATAGACATTTTGTTCGTATTCCTTCAGATCTATCGATTCCTATTACTGATGATCCAATTCATGATATTGTTTCTGCAATATATCCAAATATCTCAGAGAATTCAGCTGATTCTAGATATTTTCAAGATAGAGCTATTCTTGCTGCGACTATTGAGATTGTTGAGGAAGTCAATGATCATATTGTTAATTTACTACCGGGGGAGATGACAGAATA